CTGCTCCGACGAGCCCCATTCCTCTCGTGTCCCCTACACAACGGAGGCCTTCCAGCTCCTCAAGCCGGCTCATGAGAATCCTCTCCTTCTTCCTGACACCGTCGAGTATCTTGTCTTTTTCAAACAGTTCCAGCGAGGCAATGGCCGCTGCACATGCAAGGGGATTGCCTGTATATGAATGCCCGTGAAAGAAGGTCTTCAGTTCCTCGTACTCGCCAAGGAAGGCGGAAAATACCTCCCCGGTGGTTACGGTTGCCGCAAGGGGGAGGTATCCTCCGGTTATCCCCTTTGAAAGACAGATAAAATCAGGTGTGACCCCCTCGTGTTCACAGGCAAACATCCTGCCCGTTCTGCCAAATCCTACCGCCACCTCGTCGGCAATAAAGAGCACGTCGTGTTGCCTTGCAAGCTCCCTGGCGCCCTTGAGGTACCCGGGGGGGAAGACGATCATGCCACCGGCGCCTTGGACCATTGGTTCGAGAATGACAGCGGCAATCTCAGGGGCATGTTCTTTTAATATTTCGCTTAACCTTTCAAGGCAACCAAGACCGCACTCCGGGCATTCAAGTCCCAGCTCGCAGCGATAACAATAAGGAGATGGTGCCTTGAAGGTCTTGAAAAGCAGGGGGCCGAAGGCCTCATGAAAGACATCGATACCCCCGACGCTTACGGCGCCTACTGTATCGCCATGGTAGGCATTGTTGAGACACAGAAAGGTATCCTTTCCCTTTATCCCCCTGTGTACCCAGTACTGAAAGGCCATCTTGAGGGCTATCTCGACCGAGGTTGAGCCGTTGTCGGAATAGAAGATACGGTTAAGGCCCCGGGGTAATATGTCGACGAGTTTTTCAGCAAGCTCGATGGAGGGTGCGTTGCCAAGCCCCAGGAGGGTTGAGTGGGAGATGCGGCCGAGCTGTCTCTGAATTGCCTCATCGATCTCCCTCTTTCGGTGCCCGTGGATGTTGACCCAGAGGGAGGACACCCCGTCAAGATACCACCTGCCGTTTATGTCCCTGAGGAAACAGTCCCGCCCCTCTTCAATTATGACGGGTGTATCGTGAATCCACTCCTTCATCTGGGTGAAGGGGTGCCAGATGAAGTCCCTGTCTGAAGATTCAAGCCTTTTATTTCTTTTTAGGATATCCATTCCGGATTATACATGAATATTACCCGATTTGAGCGATTCTATGGCTGTCAGGTACGATGATATAGGGGGTTTTTTACTCATTTTAGTCCCGACATCAAGTCGGGACGCCGGGGCAGCTGCGTAGTCTGCGGATTATGTTAACTCCCTGTATACCTCTTTAAAGGGCCTTAGTTCCGAGTACTCATAGAGTGTGGACATTGCCTTGCTCTCAGCGGTTATTCCCCTTTCTTCAAGAAGGGCTATGGGGTTAAGGCCACCTATGATCACCATACCGGCCCTGTCCATGCCAACAGGTATTTCATAAAGCGGTGTGTTGGGTTCACCTATGGTGAGGATCCCCCCTATACCCTTATCCTTAAGCCTCAGGGCCATTTCCTTTACGCTGCTATGACAGACAACCGGGATTTCCCGGAAACTGGCAAGGACCCTCCCGTGGCCGCTCTTCATCAGACCATGCACATCGGTCATTGTTCCCCTGATAAAGATCTCGAGGGGGTCGAGGGATGAGCCTTCATAGCTGATGAGGGCAACAAACCGGGGTGGTTTTCCCTTGGTGATCTCCAGCACCCCCCCGAAGCGGGATATAACGGGTATGCCGGCCTTAAGCAGTATCCCGTTAATTGTTACACTGCATACGGTACCGATGGCGACCATCCCATCGTGCAGCAGGATGTCCCCGATCTTTTCCCCTGAGTTGAAAACGACTATCCGGTCACTCATTATATAGGGGGAGGAGAAGACCGGTTTCATCAGTTTCAGTGACTGTTTAAGGTCTTTTTTATTGATGAGGGATATGTTCAGTATCACGTCCCCCTTCATTTCCTCGAGGTCCAGATTTGTAAGGTACGAAAGGGTATCGATCCTGCTTATTACAAAACCGATTTTTTCAGAGACAAGGGAGTTTACAATTTCCTCCCTCCCCTTTTCGGTAATCTTCCTGCCTTCCTTTCCAAAGACCTCTGTTAACCCGCGCTCATCGAGGATCTTAAGGTGGTATCTTACCGTCCTCTCGGAGAGAATGATCCCGTAGAGCTTCAGTTCCCTTGCTATCTCACGTGAGCCTATGATAGTTTCCTGATGCCTGTCAAGGACCTTGAGTATGGCTAATAGCGTCTTATTCATAGTTGTCTGTGACATTTTAACATTTCCCTAACATTTATTTCACCGGAAAATCCCTTTAAATTCAAATATTTATTGACCGCTTCACTTTTAGCTTGACAAATACAATATATTGTGGTTTAATGGATAGAATAGCTTTGTGCTATACAACCTGTTGGGGGTAGCAATGGACTTATGCAAGGGGTTCCAGGACTGGTTGTACTGTATCAGATGTCCCTATATCTGCACCAAGAGCTGTCCTATCGAGAATGAAGACGCTATCAGTAGATTCTCCGTCAAACTCAGGGATAGTGAAGCTCCCCGACCAGAGGTCGGGGCTTCCGAGTAAGGAATATGTTGCATGCTTGTACAAGCATGCAAATGTAAGGATAATGAACTATTCAACTTACATTCGCTCGCTAACTGCGAGCTGAGCATTTTATTCAGATAGCCGGCATCCTCGTAAAGACTATGAGGTGCCGGTGGATGCGTTCGTGACAGGAAGACGGGGTAGTGTTGTTATTTGTCATTCCTGCAGGGTTTGTCTTAACAGGTCATGGGTTTTATAGATTTTAAGGTGAAAAAATTAGAGGAGGGTGTCTATGGGGATTACGACTTCCACACCACGGCTAAGTGAAAATGCACTTAAGGTCCTTCAGAAGAGATATCTGAAGAAGAATGAAGAGGGACGTATTGTTGATACGCCCGAGAGGATGTTCAGGAGGATCGCAAGGGCGGTTGCAATGGCAGATCTCAACTATGGTTCCACCTTGCAGGATGTAGAGATTTCAGAGAATGAATTTTATTCGCTGCTGACTTCCCTCGATTTCCTGCCGAACAGCCCCACATTGATGAATGCAGGCAGGAGGCTCGGGCAGCTTTCCGCCTGTTTTGTCCTTCCCGTAGATGACTCGATGGAGAGTATCTTCGAGGCCGTCAAGAATGCTGCAATCATACATAAATCAGGTGGGGGGACGGGTTTCAGTTTCTCAAGGTTAAGGCCCTGTGGCGATGTGGTGGGTTCAACGAAGGGGATCTCTTCCGGCCCCATATCCTTCATGACCGTATTTGATACGGCAACCGAGGCGGTCAAGCAGGGCGGTACTCGGAGGGGTGCAAACATGGGCATGCTCAGGGTTGACCATCCTGACATCATGAGTTTCGTTACCTGCAAGGATAACAATGGTAAGCTTAACAACTTCAATATCTCGGTGGCTCTTACAGAGGAATTCATGCGGAGGGTTGAGGATGACGGGGAGTACGAGCTTATTAACCCCAGGACCAAAAGGATGGTGAAGCGGCTGAAGGCAAGGGAGGTGTTCGACCTTATTGTGCAACGTGCCTGGAGTAATGGTGAACCCGGAGTAGTATTTCTTGACAGGGTCAACCAGCAGAACCCGACACCAGGGGTGGGGGAGATTGAGAGTACAAACCCCTGCGGCGAACAGCCCCTGTTGCCCTATGAATCGTGCAATCTTGGTTCCATAAATCTTGCCAGGATGATAAAAAAAGCAGCCGGGAGCAAGGGATCGGAAGCCGGACGGGAAGTGGACTGGGAGAAGCTTCGTGACACAACATTAAAGGCCGTTCACTTTCTCGACAACGTTATTGATATCAACAAGTACCCGATGAAGAAAATCGAAGAGATGACAAAGTCAAACAGAAAGATCGGCCTTGGGGTGATGGGCTGGGCTGATATGCTTATTCAGCTTGGGATACCCTATAACTCTGAAAGGGCTTTAGGGCTTGCTGAAGAGGTGATGAGGTTCATAAACGAGGAGGGGAAGAAGGCATCCGAGGAGCTTGCGGCCAAAAGGGGTGTGTTTCCCAATTATGAAAGCAGTATATATGAGGGTAAGAGAAAACTCAGGAATGCAACGATAACCACAATAGCCCCTACAGGCACGCTCAGTATAATCGCCGGATGCTCTTCAGGGATCGAGCCGCTCTTTGCTGTTTCCTTTGTGAGAACCGTCCTGGAGGGAACAAAACTCCTTGAGGTAAATCCATACTTTGAAAGTGTAGCCAGGGAGCACGGCTTTTTCACGAGGGAGCTGATGGAGCGGATATCGGAGGCCGGGTCCATACTTGACATTGAAGAGATCCCCGGGGATATCAAGGAATTTTTTGTCACGGCCCATGATATAACGCCTGAGGACCATATAAGAATGCAGGCCGCCTTCCAGAAACATGTTGATAATGCCGTAAGCAAGACAGTAAACTTTCCCCACAGCGCAACCCCTGAAGATGTGAAAAAGGTCTATCTCCTTGCATACAGGCTGGGCTGTAAAGGGGTGACTGTTTACCGTGACGGCTCCAGGGAGGAACAGGTTCTCAGTAAGGGGGCGGGAAAGGGGCCGGAAGTCAGGAGCCGGGAGTCGGCAGATAAGGCCGGAGAAGCGGATGCCGGCTTTTCAAAGATAGTTCCCAGAGAGAGACCCGATGTAATCAAGGGAACGACGAGAGCAATGAAGACCGGCTGTGGGGCCCTGTATGTTACCGTTAACGAAGATGAGAAGGGGCTTCCCTTTGAGGTGTTCAATCATATAGGTAAGGCGGGTGGGTGTGCATCAAGCCAGTCCGAGGCGATAGGGCGGCTGGTATCCCTTTCCCTCCGTTCGGGGATCGCCCCTGATGAGATAATTAAACAGCTCAAGGGTATCTCATGCCACCAGCATGCATGGTCAAGAGGCGGAAAGATCTCCTCCTGCGCAGATGCCATAGCAAAGGCACTGGAACTCCATGTGACGAGGAGCAATGGTAACGGGAAAAAGAGGATCGACGTGGAGGTAATGCGTACAGGGGCCTGCCCTGAATGTGGTGGTACCGTGGAACATGAAGGTGGCTGTGTCGTTTGCCGTAACTGCGGGCATACGAAGTGCGGATAAAATGGCAATAAAAAACAGAGACTTCATCTTAGCCACGGATTAAAGCAGAGGAACGCAGATATGGTTAAATATAGTCTGTTTATAAAGTTGGACAGTTGTCGTTTGTCATTCCCCGAAAGCGTTCGGGATTGCTGGAACGACAAATAACTGCAATTTATAAACAGACATTAAATACAAAGAGACTGCAGATAATCAATTACTTATTTAAAGGCAACAGATATTGAAGCAGGCTTATTGTTGGATTTCTGATGGAAGCCCGGGATTTAAGAGATTTACCTGTGATAACAAGAGAAAAAATATCAACGTAAATCTGCAGCTGAATTTGGTACTTCATAATAAAGAGGAGGCAAGATACGGGGATGAGCGATAGAGGAAACGGAAGGCAGGAAGCCCATTCGCGGCCGCTGTGGGACGAGTACTTCCTTGAGATAGCCAAGGTTGTATCCTCAAGGTCCACCTGTCTCAGACGCCGTTATGGCGCCGTTATCGTAAAGGACAGGGTGATCGTCAGTACCGGCTATAACGGCTCACCCAGGGGGGCGGTAAACTGTATTGATTCAGGGGTGTGCAAGAGGAAGGAACTGAACGTTCCTCCGGGGGAGCGGTATGAACTCTGCGTGGCAGTTCATGCTGAACAGAACGCCATTGTGAATGGTACTCCGGAGAGGATGAAGGATGCAACGATATATATTGCCGGACACGAGGCAGACGGCACCCTTGCCGAGGCCCATCCATGCCTGCTCTGCCGCCGCATGATCCAGAACGCCCGGATAGGAAAGGTGGTCTATCTGGCAAAGGGGGGCGATATAGTGCGGGTTGAGGATGTGAGGGACCTGGAGAAGCGGGTTGATCCACAGACCGGTGCAGAGGGACAGAGATACATATAATCCTTAAACAACCAAGATCAAAAGGGGGGCGGAATGGCACTAAGGGCACTTGTCTTTGACGACGAAGAGGGGGTAAGGGATATTCTTACCCTGTTTCTCAGGGGAAGGGGATATGAGGTACTGTCGTTTTCTGATCCGGGCACTTTCAATACAAGATGCTCCTGTTCAGAGGGAAAACCATGTGGGGACATACTGATAACCGACAACAGAATGCCCCGGCTTACGGGCCTGGAACTGGTCAGACGGTTGCTCCGGAACGGCTGTAACGGTGTCGTCCGTAACATGGCGGTAATATCGGGTCACTGGACAGGAGCAGACCTCAGAGAGGCCGGCCGGCTTGGCTGTAAGACCTTCCATAAGCCGTTCCGGATGGAGGAGATCTATAAGTGGCTGGATGAGTGTGAGGGCAGAATAAATGCCGGCAGGAAATCAATAGACAGGCCTGATGTCTCGGTAAACTGCAACGTTGCGTAGATAAAAGTTTCATCTCATCCTCCTAATGGATATAGGAAGAATAGGGGAACAGGATTCATGTATTGTATTTCTCCTGAGATAAGAAGCATTTATTATCAACCACTGAACTACCGATTTACACGAACAGACATAAAAAAATGATGGAACAAAATAAGCCATAATTATGCGATAAAGTTGCAAATCGGTATTCATTCTGGTATTCTTAATTGTGCTGTATAGTATTACAATGCACCTTGCCGAAGGTCCCGACCTTTGGCCGGGGATGAAGGCAAGGAATGTAATCAATCACATTTTCCATACATTGGCAAGCTTCGAGCTTTGGTCGGAGAGCTTGACAGGGAGGTCATAAATGCCTGTTGTGAAGCTTGGTATAAGTTTTCCTGTAGAGCTTATTGAAGAATTAGATAAAATATCCAAGGAATTAAAAAAGAGCAGGAGCGAAATTGTCAGAAACGCAATAACAAGGATGCTCAGTGACTACAAAAAACAAAAGGCCATTGAGAAAGCAGAGAAGGTTTATAAAGAGATCGCTGAAGATGACAGACGTCTTTCAGAGGATTTTCTGGGCATTTGTGCAGAGCCTAAAGTGAAATATAAACGTGGTAAAAAAGCAGCTAAAGAATGAAACTGCCCAAAAGGGGTGAGATATATTTCCTTGATTTCAGTCCTTCAAAAGGCAAGGAAATGAAGGGGCCTCATCCAGCTCTCGTAATTCAAAATGATGTTGGGAATAAGGTAGGTGCTCTTATAATTGTTGCCGCCATAACAGGCAATTTCAGAGTTGCAGAGCTTCCGGTTGGTGTATCGATAACACCTGAAGAAACCGGCCGGCCTCATAAATCCGTCATCCATCTTGGTCAAATATATACCATCGATAAAGAAAGACTCGGGAATTTTGTCGGAGCGATTTCAAAGGATAAGATGTCAGAGGTTAACAGGGCAATAGAGGTTAGTCTTGGACTCATGGAATTCTGGGAGTAAACCTTATGCAACCTAAAACTACCATAATCATCGGCGACAGCCGAAGGATGGATGAAATTATTAATGAGAGTGTTCATCTCGTTATTACATCTCCTCCATACTGGCAATTGAAGGATTACGGCAACGGCAGCCAGATAGGGTTTAATGACAGTTATGAGGATTATATAAACAACCTCAACCTTGTCTGGGATGAGTGCTACAGGGTCTTACATGAGGGCTGTCGTCTGTGTATAAACATCGGAGACCAGTTTGCACGGTCTGTCTATTACGGCAGGTACAAGATCATCCCGATAAGGACGGAGATAATCAAGTTCTGCGAGACAATAGGGTTTGATTACATGGGGGCTATCATCTGGCAGAAGGTCACCACATGCAACACTACAGGTGGGGCCACAATCATGGGCTCTTTCCCCTATCCCCGGAATGGAATTATAAAGCTTGACTATGAGTTTATTCTCATATTCAAGAAATTAGGTAATCCACCAAAAGTAACCAAGGAGATTAAGGAGCAATCAAAGCTCACAAAGGATGAATGGAATGAATACTTTTATGGACACTGGAACTTTCCCGGAGAAAAACAGGACAAACACCTTGCAATGTTTCCGGAGGAGTTGCCGAAGAGATTAATAAAGATGTTCAGTTTTGTGGGAGATACTGTCCTTGACCCATTCCTGGGAAGTGGAACCACCTGCCTTGCTGCCAAGAATTTAAATAGAAACTCTATTGGATATGAAATCAATGAAAAATTTCTGCCCATAATCAAAGAAAAACTCGGCGTGGATAAACATTCAGAAGAGATTGAAGTAATGACTCAAAAAAAGAAGGCAGTGGACTTTAAGAAGGAGATCATAGAACTACCCTATGTCTTTAAAGACCCCGTGAGGTTTGATAAAAAGGTTGATCCCAAAAAGCTAAGATTCGGCTCAAGGATAGACCATTCAGATCATAAAAGGGAGACTTACTATTCGGTAAAAGAGATAGTAAGTCCTGAGATAGTAGTGCTGGACAATGGTTTAAAAATCAGGCTGGTTGGTATTAAAGAAAAGAAGGGATCAAACGGAAAGGCAGTTATGTTTCTGAAAGAGAAGCTGAAGGGACAAAAGGTATTTCTTAAATTTGATGCAATAAAGTATGATGACAAAGGCAATCTATTATGCTACCTCTATTTGAAAAACAAGACCTTTATAAATGCCCATCTTATTAAAAATAAATTGGTGCAGGTAGATTCTTCACTAAACTTTAAATACAAGAATAAATTCCTTTCCATGCAGAAGTAGATATGAATTTTTAGAATGCAGATAAAGCTCACAAATAAAGAGATCCGGGAGTCCTTAGAGGTTGAAACACCGTCATTTCCCAAATATGTTACACAAATAATCAATCTTGCCAACCAGAATGCACAGGGAACAAGACCAAGAGTTGTTGGTCAGCTAAGCGATTTGATTCAAGAGTTTACAGGCAAAACTATAGATGAGTGGGAGCAGTGGTATCTTCAAAAATATCCAGACGCCATAAAGACTGCAAAAGAAAAAATATTAGAGATGGTTGAAAACCTGAAGGATGCAATTAATAAGATTGACGATAATATGGTCAATGATTGGGTGTGGGACCTTGTTATTGTTAAAACATTTCTTGGGCTCAAGTTTCAGGAAGCAATTTTAAAAAAAGCTGCTGAGATTAAAGGGGTTGATTACAGACTATCTGATAATACAGATGAATCGAAAGGAATCGATGGATATATAGGAGATATCCCTGTATCGATAAAACCAGATACTTACAAGGTGAAAAGGTCTTTAAGCGAGAATATTGATGTAAAAATTATTTACTACAAAAAAGTGAAAGACGGTATTGAGGTGGATTATGGTGAGATTTCTTAATAACGTTATAACTTAATTATGATTGCTGTTCATTCTTAACATAGAGTGCATATATTTAAAGGAGGGGAAAATGCAGAAAGATTTTCATTATGACATTGTTTATGCTCTTGCAAGGGAGGCAGGATATAAAGATAAAGAGGCTTATATCATTGCCTATGCCTCTCAATATGTGGATGACAACACTGACCGTGAGTATATAGTGTCTGATTCTTTTGGTGAGTTTTATGTGGATTTTCCTTCAAAAATTGGTAAATCTGGAGAATTTTACTTTCCCATAATCACTCAGGCAGTCGATATTACATCGTTTAAATTGTCTGTACAGAAATACATCTATGCTCCTTTCCATTTTATTCCAGGCGATAATAACGCAGAAATTAAAGGAAGATCGAATCCTCTTTGTACAACAAAAAATTGTAAAAATGCAAAATTTTTATTAAAAGACGCCCTTAAAGAAAAAGATCCCTACAGAATAGGAGTAGCGTTGCATACATACGCAGATACCTGGTCACATGAAAGATTTAGTGCTTTCCATGAGAATTGGAACAGAGTTTATAAATATAACATTTTCAAAAGCTTCCCACCTAATATAGGACATGGGGAAGTATTTCACAAACCGGATGAGATTTCTGTTGAATGGGTTGATGAAAGATTTGGGAAAGATAAGATAGACAATAGGGAGAGAGCTTTAGAGGCATCAGAAAAGATTTTCGGATTTATTAAAAAAGGAAAAGCTAAGTGGAGTGATGCAAGAGATAAATTTGAACAAATAATGAATGCAGAAGATAAGAATAAAAGAATAAAGCATATTAGCGAAATGTATCCGGAAATAGAAGACTACAATAGCGACAAATGGATAAATGAAGCGTTACATTTTTCAAGAGATGCTTCTGAGATCTCTGAACCCGATCTTCTCAATCCACAAATATCAAAACCACGATTCGTGGGTATATCTGTTAAAAATAAAAAATCCCATTGGTTTAGATTTCAAAAAGCCGCAAAGAAACAATTATCTATTGTTCTTAGTATGGTGGATGCTATATAAAAACCAGGAGGAGATGTCTCTGGAATCGAAGAGACGAAGAGGCTCAGGCAACGAATCGTGAATTCCGAGTTGAAGTTTTGATCTGAACAAAAATGCTTTTCCCCGAATCCAGAGATAAATGGTTGTTGGGAACGATATGATTGACTCTTCACTCATTCTCGACGGGCATCCTGTCCGTCTCCGAGGAAATTTCACAATTCACCATCCAGGTGAATATACTGCGAAATTTAAACCGTTCAGAATCAATCATACCGTTCCTTCCCCCTGATTGAGGCTTTTTATCGCTGGATCCGGGTTTTCATAAGTTGACAGGTAATTCTGAATATCGTAAAATATGATTATCGGATATTCAGAAAGGAGGAGAATATGCCTATTGTCAGAATCAGGGAGAGAGGACAGGTGACCATACCTTTGGAGTACAGAAAGGATCTCGGCCTTGAAGAGAACGATGCGCTGAATATAATAAAAGCCGGAGATATGCTTATCCTTACACAAAAGAGACTCAAGGGTGATGGAGTGGCGAAAGAAATGGAAAAGGCCATGAAGAAAAAGAAAATAACGCTTCAGGATCTGCTCAAAGACCTCGAAGGGCAGAGAGTACGGTATAACAGAGAGGTCTATGGAGCAAAATCAAAGGCTTAGAGTTTTCTTGGATACCAGCGCTCTTATTGCCGGGATTGTATCCTCGAAGGGCGCAGCACGGGAGGTTCTCCGTCTTGCGGAAAGCGGATTAATAGAAATTATCGTTTCCAAGCAGGTTATTGTGGAGTCTGACAGAAACATAGAGGCCAAACTGCCTGAAATGCTCAATGACCTGAGAAGTTTT
This region of bacterium BMS3Abin08 genomic DNA includes:
- the bioK gene encoding L-Lysine-8-amino-7-oxononanoate aminotransferase, with the translated sequence MDILKRNKRLESSDRDFIWHPFTQMKEWIHDTPVIIEEGRDCFLRDINGRWYLDGVSSLWVNIHGHRKREIDEAIQRQLGRISHSTLLGLGNAPSIELAEKLVDILPRGLNRIFYSDNGSTSVEIALKMAFQYWVHRGIKGKDTFLCLNNAYHGDTVGAVSVGGIDVFHEAFGPLLFKTFKAPSPYCYRCELGLECPECGLGCLERLSEILKEHAPEIAAVILEPMVQGAGGMIVFPPGYLKGARELARQHDVLFIADEVAVGFGRTGRMFACEHEGVTPDFICLSKGITGGYLPLAATVTTGEVFSAFLGEYEELKTFFHGHSYTGNPLACAAAIASLELFEKDKILDGVRKKERILMSRLEELEGLRCVGDTRGMGLVGAVELIKNRETKAPYPLSNRIGYRVCLAAREKGLLVRPLGDIIVIMPPLSISTENLKRMLEILKESIAEVTNS
- a CDS encoding ribonuclease R winged-helix domain protein, whose product is MSQTTMNKTLLAILKVLDRHQETIIGSREIARELKLYGIILSERTVRYHLKILDERGLTEVFGKEGRKITEKGREEIVNSLVSEKIGFVISRIDTLSYLTNLDLEEMKGDVILNISLINKKDLKQSLKLMKPVFSSPYIMSDRIVVFNSGEKIGDILLHDGMVAIGTVCSVTINGILLKAGIPVISRFGGVLEITKGKPPRFVALISYEGSSLDPLEIFIRGTMTDVHGLMKSGHGRVLASFREIPVVCHSSVKEMALRLKDKGIGGILTIGEPNTPLYEIPVGMDRAGMVIIGGLNPIALLEERGITAESKAMSTLYEYSELRPFKEVYRELT
- the nrdZ_1 gene encoding ribonucleoside-diphosphate reductase NrdZ — protein: MGITTSTPRLSENALKVLQKRYLKKNEEGRIVDTPERMFRRIARAVAMADLNYGSTLQDVEISENEFYSLLTSLDFLPNSPTLMNAGRRLGQLSACFVLPVDDSMESIFEAVKNAAIIHKSGGGTGFSFSRLRPCGDVVGSTKGISSGPISFMTVFDTATEAVKQGGTRRGANMGMLRVDHPDIMSFVTCKDNNGKLNNFNISVALTEEFMRRVEDDGEYELINPRTKRMVKRLKAREVFDLIVQRAWSNGEPGVVFLDRVNQQNPTPGVGEIESTNPCGEQPLLPYESCNLGSINLARMIKKAAGSKGSEAGREVDWEKLRDTTLKAVHFLDNVIDINKYPMKKIEEMTKSNRKIGLGVMGWADMLIQLGIPYNSERALGLAEEVMRFINEEGKKASEELAAKRGVFPNYESSIYEGKRKLRNATITTIAPTGTLSIIAGCSSGIEPLFAVSFVRTVLEGTKLLEVNPYFESVAREHGFFTRELMERISEAGSILDIEEIPGDIKEFFVTAHDITPEDHIRMQAAFQKHVDNAVSKTVNFPHSATPEDVKKVYLLAYRLGCKGVTVYRDGSREEQVLSKGAGKGPEVRSRESADKAGEADAGFSKIVPRERPDVIKGTTRAMKTGCGALYVTVNEDEKGLPFEVFNHIGKAGGCASSQSEAIGRLVSLSLRSGIAPDEIIKQLKGISCHQHAWSRGGKISSCADAIAKALELHVTRSNGNGKKRIDVEVMRTGACPECGGTVEHEGGCVVCRNCGHTKCG
- a CDS encoding cytidine and deoxycytidylate deaminase zinc-binding region, which gives rise to MSDRGNGRQEAHSRPLWDEYFLEIAKVVSSRSTCLRRRYGAVIVKDRVIVSTGYNGSPRGAVNCIDSGVCKRKELNVPPGERYELCVAVHAEQNAIVNGTPERMKDATIYIAGHEADGTLAEAHPCLLCRRMIQNARIGKVVYLAKGGDIVRVEDVRDLEKRVDPQTGAEGQRYI
- a CDS encoding response regulator FixJ, with the translated sequence MALRALVFDDEEGVRDILTLFLRGRGYEVLSFSDPGTFNTRCSCSEGKPCGDILITDNRMPRLTGLELVRRLLRNGCNGVVRNMAVISGHWTGADLREAGRLGCKTFHKPFRMEEIYKWLDECEGRINAGRKSIDRPDVSVNCNVA
- the nikR_1 gene encoding putative nickel-responsive regulator, with amino-acid sequence MPVVKLGISFPVELIEELDKISKELKKSRSEIVRNAITRMLSDYKKQKAIEKAEKVYKEIAEDDRRLSEDFLGICAEPKVKYKRGKKAAKE
- the ndoA_1 gene encoding mRNA interferase EndoA, which encodes MKLPKRGEIYFLDFSPSKGKEMKGPHPALVIQNDVGNKVGALIIVAAITGNFRVAELPVGVSITPEETGRPHKSVIHLGQIYTIDKERLGNFVGAISKDKMSEVNRAIEVSLGLMEFWE
- the hindIIIM gene encoding modification methylase HindIII, with amino-acid sequence MQPKTTIIIGDSRRMDEIINESVHLVITSPPYWQLKDYGNGSQIGFNDSYEDYINNLNLVWDECYRVLHEGCRLCINIGDQFARSVYYGRYKIIPIRTEIIKFCETIGFDYMGAIIWQKVTTCNTTGGATIMGSFPYPRNGIIKLDYEFILIFKKLGNPPKVTKEIKEQSKLTKDEWNEYFYGHWNFPGEKQDKHLAMFPEELPKRLIKMFSFVGDTVLDPFLGSGTTCLAAKNLNRNSIGYEINEKFLPIIKEKLGVDKHSEEIEVMTQKKKAVDFKKEIIELPYVFKDPVRFDKKVDPKKLRFGSRIDHSDHKRETYYSVKEIVSPEIVVLDNGLKIRLVGIKEKKGSNGKAVMFLKEKLKGQKVFLKFDAIKYDDKGNLLCYLYLKNKTFINAHLIKNKLVQVDSSLNFKYKNKFLSMQK
- a CDS encoding MjaI restriction endonuclease, whose amino-acid sequence is MQIKLTNKEIRESLEVETPSFPKYVTQIINLANQNAQGTRPRVVGQLSDLIQEFTGKTIDEWEQWYLQKYPDAIKTAKEKILEMVENLKDAINKIDDNMVNDWVWDLVIVKTFLGLKFQEAILKKAAEIKGVDYRLSDNTDESKGIDGYIGDIPVSIKPDTYKVKRSLSENIDVKIIYYKKVKDGIEVDYGEIS